Genomic window (Planctomycetia bacterium):
GATGTTCCTCATGGCTCGCTTAGCGAAAAGAAAACTTACCGCAGCAATATCTTCAAGCCCACGGATCGCGATTACTGGGTGTATATTCCTGCTAATGCTGACAAGAGCAAACCGCACCGTGTCATGGTGTTTCAGGACGGAAACAATTACGCCAATCCCAACGGCCCCGTCCGTATCACCAATGTCTTTGACAATCTGATGCATCGCAAGGAACTTCCGCCCATCGTTGGCATTTTCATCATGCCCGGTGTTCCTCTTGATAATGATGGCAATCGAGTTACTGATCGAATTAAAACCAATGCACAGCGAAGCCTCGAGTACGACACCTTGTCAGCTAAATATGCAGATTTCCTGGAAAAGGAAATGCTGCCCAAAGTTGAAAAAGAGTATGAGATTAAGTTGACAACCAAGCCGGAAGAACGGGCCATTTGTGGAATCAGTTCGGGTGGGATTTGTGCATTCACCGTTGCATGGGAACGACCTGATCTGTTTCGAAAGGTGCTCAGCCACGTAGGAAGTTTTACCAACATTCGTGAGGGACATCTTTACCCTGACCTCATACGGAAAAGCCAGGGATCACCCAAGCCAATTCGAGTTTTCCTGCAAGGCGGATTGAATGATCTGGACAATCGTGCAGGGAATTGGCCGTTGGCCAACCAGGAAATGGCTGCTGCTCTCAAATTCGCCAAATACGATTATCGGTTTGAATTTGGCACAGGCGGACATTCGCTGGCCCACGGCGCTGCCATCATGCCTGAATCTCTGAAATGGCTCTGGCGGGAAGATTCCCGGTAATTTCAACTTTGCTGGTCGATCATGTCCATCGTTCACGTTCATCTGGGACCTCGCAGTTACAACATACACATTGGATGTAATCTGGAAGAAAATCTTGCCCAGTACTTCCCTGCAGGCTCGCGAAGTGCAAAAGTTTGCTTAATCACCGATCAGAATTCCAAGGTTCATGCACAACTGGTTGCATCGTTGCTTGAAAAAAATGGCGTCATCACGAGACTTGTTTGCCTGCCTGCCGGGGAAGATCAGAAATGTCTCGCGACGCTTTCCCGCCTGTACGATGAATTGGTCGAATTCAAAGCAGATCGCCAAACGATCGTTGCAGCAGTTGGTGGTGGTGTAATCGGCGACTTGGCTGGGTTCGCAGCTGCTACTTTCAATCGTGGCATTCGACTTCTCATGATACCAACTACCCTGCTGGCTATGGTGGACAGCAGCGTGGGCGGCAAAGTTGGAATCAATCATCCAAAAGGCAAGAATCTGATCGGCGCCTTTCATCAGCCTATGGGTGTGGTAATTCACCTCCCTTTTCTGCAAACACTACCTGATAGAGAGTTTTGCAGTGGGTTGGCTGAAGTCGTGAAATATGGCATGATTATGGATGAAGCATTCTTCCGATGGCTGACTCATGCTGGTACCGATTGGCGGAATACCACGATTGTGGAGCACATAGTGGAAACCAGTTGCAGACATAAGGCAACGGTAGTTCAGGAAGATGAGTATGAGACAAACGGTTTACGTGCCATCTTGAATTTTGGTCACACGTTTGCCCACGCAATCGAAACCGTTGCCGGCTATGGCACACTGCTTCATGGCGAAGCTGTTGCAATCGGAATGGTGGCAGCCTGCAGAACTGCTGTTCGCATGAACTGGTTTTCAGAGCGAGAAATAGATGAGTGCCTGATACCCCTTCTTCAGAGTATGCACCTGCCGATCAGATTGCAGAACAACTGGTCTGTTGATTCGTTATTATCGACCATGAAACATGATAAGAAAAATATACATGGTCAATTACGGCTGGTGCTGCCCAGATGGATCGGGAAGGTAGAATCTGGAGTGGAGGTTGATGAAGGCCTCGTCAGGGAAGTGTTGGCAACCAGATTGGCAGGCCCCCATGAACTGGGATGAGGAAACCCTGGCCCGATTGAAACTGCACCTGCTGCCAGGTCTTGGCCCTAAGACACTGGCTGCACTGCTTGATCGTTTCAAGACAGCTCAATATATCCTGCAAACACCTACCGATGAATTGATGACTGTTACTCACATTGGCCAGAAAACTGCTGAACAACTTACCTCAGCTATTTCCAGAATAGATATTCAGAAGGAATTGAATCTGGTTAAACAGCACCACGCAACACTTCTGCATCTGGATCATCCTGATTATCCTGCGTTGTTAAAAAGTATTCCTACTGCTCCGTTCTTTCTGTTTTGTCGTGGTGCGTTCACTGCAGCGGATAGCCAATCGGTAGCAATCGTGGGATCGCGCCACTGTACCGCCTACGGAAAACGAATTGCCACCAGGCTCGCCACAGGATTAGCAAAGGCAGGATGGACGATTGTCAGTGGATTAGCCCGAGGTATTGATGGAATTGCCCACACCGCAGCCTTGGAAGCGGGCGGACGAACCGTTGCCGTCCTGGCAGGTGGCCTGGCTAAAATCTATCCTCCGGAACATAAAGACCTGGCTGAGCGTGTTATCGAGCGTGGAGTTCTTATCAGCGAAATGCCGATGGGAATGTCTCCCATGCCCGACTTGTTCCCACGCCGCAATCGTATCATCAGTGGCTTGAGCCGGGCGGTAATTATTGTGGAAGCAGCCACTCGGAGCGGAGCATTGATAACGGCGCGACTGGCTGGAGAGCAAGGCCGCGAAGTACTGGCTGTACCGGGCCTCATCGACAGCGAAGCCAGTGAAGGCCCTCATCAACTCATCCGCCAGGGTGCCACTTTGATTCGTTCCGTAGATGATGTCCTGGAAGCATTGAATGCATTGCCTGCCATTGAGGATGACACCATCGAGACTGCTGCTTCATCACAAACTGAAACAGTGACCAAGAAGAAACCTGATGATCCGCCAGCTAATCTTTCCTCCATACAGTTGCAGCTTTGGAATGCGATGGGAAGCGAAAGTGCCCTGGTAGATGAACTGGTTGCACAAACCTCGCTCGGCATTTCCGATATCAACAGTTCCCTCCTCATGATGGAACTATCAGGGCATATTCGGCGATTACCTGGTAATCGCTTTGCCAGGAAATGACCCATGACCATCTACCGAGCAGACTGGGTCTTCACAGGGTTAAGTGAACCTATTCGACATGGTGTTGTTGAGGTGGAAGGTGATCGAATAGTTCGTATCGCTCCCTGGAATCATGAACACATCGATGTTGATTTTGGTCAGTCACTCATTATTCCTGGCCTGATCAATGCCCATACTCATCTTGATCTTGGTGAACTCCACAACCAACTTGCACCACCTGCCCAATTCACAGACTGGCTGAAACAGGTCATTTCGTATCGAATGTCCAGCAAGCATGAAAATTGGGATGCAGCCATCCGTGCAGGCATCAGCCAAAGCCTGCAATCGGGAACTATGCATCTTGGCGATATCAGCGTGGGCGGACGCAGCGCTTCACTTCTTCAACAAGCTTCTTGT
Coding sequences:
- a CDS encoding esterase family protein encodes the protein MAKRYLLSLFLSFVVLATIALLGNAQEKKQSALPRPSVDSIYQLGQDSQRKSDVPHGSLSEKKTYRSNIFKPTDRDYWVYIPANADKSKPHRVMVFQDGNNYANPNGPVRITNVFDNLMHRKELPPIVGIFIMPGVPLDNDGNRVTDRIKTNAQRSLEYDTLSAKYADFLEKEMLPKVEKEYEIKLTTKPEERAICGISSGGICAFTVAWERPDLFRKVLSHVGSFTNIREGHLYPDLIRKSQGSPKPIRVFLQGGLNDLDNRAGNWPLANQEMAAALKFAKYDYRFEFGTGGHSLAHGAAIMPESLKWLWREDSR
- the aroB gene encoding 3-dehydroquinate synthase, which produces MVHVHLGPRSYNIHIGCNLEENLAQYFPAGSRSAKVCLITDQNSKVHAQLVASLLEKNGVITRLVCLPAGEDQKCLATLSRLYDELVEFKADRQTIVAAVGGGVIGDLAGFAAATFNRGIRLLMIPTTLLAMVDSSVGGKVGINHPKGKNLIGAFHQPMGVVIHLPFLQTLPDREFCSGLAEVVKYGMIMDEAFFRWLTHAGTDWRNTTIVEHIVETSCRHKATVVQEDEYETNGLRAILNFGHTFAHAIETVAGYGTLLHGEAVAIGMVAACRTAVRMNWFSEREIDECLIPLLQSMHLPIRLQNNWSVDSLLSTMKHDKKNIHGQLRLVLPRWIGKVESGVEVDEGLVREVLATRLAGPHELG
- the dprA gene encoding DNA-protecting protein DprA, coding for MNWDEETLARLKLHLLPGLGPKTLAALLDRFKTAQYILQTPTDELMTVTHIGQKTAEQLTSAISRIDIQKELNLVKQHHATLLHLDHPDYPALLKSIPTAPFFLFCRGAFTAADSQSVAIVGSRHCTAYGKRIATRLATGLAKAGWTIVSGLARGIDGIAHTAALEAGGRTVAVLAGGLAKIYPPEHKDLAERVIERGVLISEMPMGMSPMPDLFPRRNRIISGLSRAVIIVEAATRSGALITARLAGEQGREVLAVPGLIDSEASEGPHQLIRQGATLIRSVDDVLEALNALPAIEDDTIETAASSQTETVTKKKPDDPPANLSSIQLQLWNAMGSESALVDELVAQTSLGISDINSSLLMMELSGHIRRLPGNRFARK